In the Gemmatimonadota bacterium genome, one interval contains:
- a CDS encoding DUF4118 domain-containing protein: MAGSSRDSLEVERGTTRLERRASWLGGTVALLLFVSVMAPYRTTVDEVHVVLPMLLLILLASSIGGERLGFFLAGVGFVAIDVIFQPPFGRFSLNKPHDLTVLISFFVTAAVATRLLSRAQYKAAEARQRSTELQRMADLGAEMLSTLSPAAAVERVAVAMCELLGAERCIIRRGSGADGGEVVASVLVAPHDVARQVQPEALHFPLQADGLVIGDMRVEGVSTSSLRGTRATTLRAMAQYAALGLDRMRLAADASHADALREADRMKDMVLASVSHDLRTPLTTIKLLAASLVRRGDGAAQQIEEEADRLSRMVGDLLDLSRARAGEMSLALDVNTLEDLVGAAMRQLAPLLGDRRVQRVVVDDDGPLVGQFDFVASMRVLVNLLENAAKYSPSDAPIELVARRGEGELVIEVRDRGAGVAEEDRERIFAPFFRAKHRLADVGGAGLGLAVARMLAEAQGGRLSHEPRAEGGSIFRFTLRALDASFEPVFDEPEPAS; the protein is encoded by the coding sequence ATGGCCGGATCGTCACGGGACTCCCTCGAGGTGGAGCGGGGGACCACGCGCCTCGAGCGCCGGGCCTCCTGGTTGGGCGGGACGGTGGCGTTGCTCCTGTTCGTGAGCGTGATGGCGCCGTACCGGACGACGGTCGACGAGGTGCACGTCGTCCTCCCGATGCTGCTACTCATCCTGCTGGCGAGTTCGATTGGCGGGGAGCGACTGGGCTTCTTCCTGGCAGGCGTGGGCTTCGTCGCCATCGACGTGATCTTCCAGCCGCCGTTTGGCCGCTTTTCGCTCAACAAGCCGCACGACCTCACCGTCCTCATCTCGTTCTTCGTGACGGCGGCGGTGGCCACCCGCCTGCTGTCCCGGGCGCAGTACAAGGCGGCCGAGGCACGGCAGCGCAGCACCGAGCTGCAACGCATGGCCGACCTGGGGGCCGAGATGTTGTCGACCTTGAGTCCCGCGGCGGCGGTGGAGCGCGTGGCGGTGGCGATGTGCGAGCTGCTGGGGGCGGAGCGGTGCATCATCCGTCGGGGGAGCGGGGCCGATGGTGGGGAGGTGGTGGCGTCGGTCCTGGTGGCCCCGCACGACGTCGCTCGCCAGGTGCAACCCGAGGCGCTGCACTTCCCGCTGCAGGCCGATGGCCTCGTGATCGGCGACATGCGGGTGGAGGGCGTGTCCACGTCGTCGCTGCGCGGGACGCGCGCCACCACGTTGCGCGCCATGGCGCAGTACGCCGCGCTGGGGCTGGACCGCATGCGGCTGGCGGCCGATGCGTCCCACGCCGACGCGCTGCGCGAAGCCGACCGGATGAAGGACATGGTGCTGGCCTCCGTGTCGCACGACCTGCGCACGCCGCTCACCACCATCAAGCTGCTCGCCGCGTCGCTCGTCAGGCGCGGCGACGGCGCCGCGCAGCAGATCGAGGAGGAGGCCGACCGGCTGTCGCGCATGGTGGGTGACCTGCTCGACCTCTCGCGGGCGCGGGCGGGGGAGATGTCGCTCGCCCTCGACGTGAACACGCTGGAGGACCTCGTGGGGGCCGCCATGCGGCAGCTCGCTCCCCTGCTGGGCGATCGCCGCGTGCAGCGCGTGGTCGTCGACGACGACGGCCCGCTGGTGGGACAGTTCGACTTCGTCGCCTCCATGCGCGTGCTCGTAAACCTGCTGGAGAACGCGGCGAAGTATTCGCCCTCCGACGCGCCGATCGAGCTGGTGGCACGCCGCGGCGAGGGAGAACTGGTCATCGAGGTGCGAGATCGTGGGGCTGGGGTGGCCGAGGAGGATCGCGAGCGCATCTTCGCCCCGTTCTTTCGCGCCAAGCACCGGTTGGCCGACGTGGGGGGGGCTGGGCTGGGGCTGGCGGTCGCGCGCATGCTCGCCGAGGCGCAGGGGGGGCGGCTCAGCCACGAGCCGCGCGCCGAGGGGGGGAGCATCTTCCGCTTCACGCTGCGCGCCCTCGACGCGAGCTTCGAGCCGGTCTTCGACGAACCCGAACCGGCCAGCTGA
- a CDS encoding aminotransferase class I/II-fold pyridoxal phosphate-dependent enzyme produces MPRFSDRFGQLPAYPLAHVPQRKRELLQAGVDVIDLGAGDADLAAPPAAVDALQRAAAVPSFGRYGFGIGHVPFREAIVAWMAQRFGTTFNPMTEVVPLLGSKEGLAHIAFAYLGRGDVAVIPEPAYQAYQGGTLLSDATPHVYPLRPRTNFLVELEELPAEVIARTRVVYLNYPNNPTTAIAPRDYLERVVRFCRDRDVLLVYDNAYSELAFDGYVPPSIFEVDGAREVAIEFHSLSKTYNMTGWRCGWAVAKPEIAGALAKVKTFVDTGTYMGIQAAGVAAIESWRDFVPGNVAIFQERRDAAVAAFRAAGFAVSSPAATMYLWIPLPEGIPSKAFADRLMNDEGVIVLPGSGFGAGGEGFFRISFIVPPARLADAAQRAGRVLARMRDEGASAPDRTG; encoded by the coding sequence GTGCCTCGATTCTCCGATCGATTCGGGCAGTTGCCCGCCTATCCGCTCGCCCACGTCCCCCAGCGCAAGCGCGAACTGCTGCAGGCGGGGGTTGATGTCATCGACCTCGGCGCGGGCGACGCCGACCTGGCCGCGCCTCCAGCTGCAGTCGATGCGCTCCAGCGCGCGGCGGCCGTCCCGTCGTTCGGGCGCTACGGCTTCGGGATCGGGCACGTCCCCTTCCGCGAGGCGATCGTGGCGTGGATGGCGCAGCGCTTCGGGACGACGTTCAACCCGATGACCGAGGTCGTCCCGCTCCTGGGGTCCAAGGAAGGGCTGGCGCACATCGCTTTCGCCTATCTCGGGCGCGGCGATGTCGCCGTGATTCCGGAGCCCGCGTATCAGGCGTACCAGGGCGGGACGCTGCTGAGCGACGCCACACCGCACGTGTATCCGTTGCGGCCGCGTACCAACTTCCTCGTGGAGCTCGAGGAACTCCCCGCCGAGGTGATCGCGCGTACGCGCGTGGTGTACCTCAACTACCCGAACAACCCGACCACCGCGATCGCCCCGCGCGACTACCTGGAGCGCGTCGTGCGCTTCTGTCGCGACCGCGACGTGCTGCTCGTGTACGACAACGCCTACTCCGAGCTCGCCTTCGATGGCTACGTGCCGCCGTCCATCTTCGAGGTGGACGGGGCGCGCGAGGTGGCGATCGAGTTCCACTCGCTGTCGAAGACGTACAACATGACCGGGTGGCGGTGCGGCTGGGCGGTGGCCAAACCGGAGATTGCCGGGGCGCTGGCCAAGGTCAAGACCTTCGTCGACACCGGGACGTACATGGGGATCCAGGCGGCAGGGGTCGCGGCCATCGAGAGCTGGCGCGACTTCGTCCCGGGCAACGTGGCGATCTTCCAGGAGCGCCGCGACGCGGCGGTCGCGGCCTTTCGCGCGGCGGGGTTCGCGGTGTCGTCGCCCGCCGCGACGATGTACCTGTGGATCCCCCTCCCCGAGGGCATTCCGAGCAAGGCGTTCGCCGATCGCCTCATGAACGACGAAGGGGTGATCGTCCTCCCCGGCTCGGGCTTTGGTGCTGGCGGGGAGGGGTTCTTCCGGATCTCCTTCATCGTGCCGCCGGCGCGGCTGGCGGACGCCGCGCAGCGCGCGGGGCGAGTCCTCGCCCGGATGCGCGACGAGGGAGCGTCCGCCCCCGATCGCACGGGGTAG
- a CDS encoding zinc metallopeptidase translates to MRINPRGRSENLEDRRGASSGGGGGGGFGGGGGLGGGGRGFGGGKLGLGGIVILLILSAVFKQDFLGLAGGGATAVQPAPSAEAAPINDPQEEPLVLMVSAVLDSTQSMWSRVLPELGAEYRDAKLVLFRDATETACGYGQSATGPFYCPGDEKVYIDLAFFQELRDRFKAPGDFAQAYVLAHEIGHHVQNILGTSGKVHRAQQRASESEGNALSVRLELQADCYAGVWAATAARQGILEAGDVEEGLGAASAVGDDRLQKMATGRVSPESWTHGSSAQRMEWFRRGFDGGDARRCDTFSR, encoded by the coding sequence ATGCGTATCAACCCGCGTGGACGCAGCGAGAACCTCGAGGATCGTCGTGGGGCGTCGAGCGGCGGCGGTGGTGGGGGTGGCTTTGGTGGTGGTGGTGGCCTGGGCGGCGGTGGACGCGGCTTCGGCGGCGGGAAGCTGGGCCTTGGCGGCATCGTCATCCTCCTCATCCTGAGCGCGGTCTTCAAGCAGGACTTCCTCGGACTGGCCGGCGGCGGTGCGACCGCGGTGCAGCCGGCGCCGTCGGCCGAGGCGGCGCCGATCAACGATCCGCAGGAGGAACCGCTCGTCCTCATGGTCTCCGCGGTGCTCGACAGCACGCAGAGCATGTGGTCGCGCGTGCTCCCCGAACTCGGCGCGGAGTATCGCGACGCCAAGCTCGTGCTCTTCCGCGACGCCACGGAGACGGCGTGCGGCTATGGCCAGTCGGCGACGGGGCCCTTCTACTGCCCGGGCGACGAGAAGGTCTACATCGACCTTGCCTTCTTTCAGGAGCTGCGCGATCGCTTCAAGGCCCCGGGCGACTTTGCCCAGGCGTATGTGCTCGCGCACGAGATCGGGCACCACGTGCAGAACATCCTCGGCACCAGCGGCAAGGTGCATCGCGCCCAGCAGCGCGCCAGCGAGTCGGAGGGGAACGCACTGTCGGTGCGCCTCGAACTGCAGGCCGACTGTTATGCGGGGGTCTGGGCCGCGACGGCGGCGCGGCAGGGGATCCTCGAAGCGGGTGACGTGGAAGAGGGACTCGGTGCAGCGTCGGCGGTCGGCGACGATCGCCTGCAGAAGATGGCGACCGGGCGGGTGAGCCCCGAGTCGTGGACGCACGGGTCGTCGGCACAGCGCATGGAGTGGTTTCGCCGCGGCTTCGACGGCGGCGACGCGCGCCGCTGCGACACCTTCTCTCGCTGA
- a CDS encoding P1 family peptidase translates to MRPSSRRALALGGALSLLLAPRMDAQTPPSAPAARARARDLGVAPGIFRPGVQNAITDVAGVRVGQVTVVEGDRVRTGVTAILPHDGNPFLDRVPAALHVGNGFGKLLGVSQLRELGELETPILLTCTLCVWKAADAMAEWMLAKPGMEGVGSINPVVGETNDGGLNAIRERAIRPEHVRQALESASGGAVAEGAVGAGAGTIAFGWKGGIGTSSRVLPATLGGYTVGVLVQSNFGGVLQVMGAPVGKELGRFSFKGDVDAERGDGSIMMVVATDAPLSDRNLERLAARAIMGLSRTGSAASNGSGDYVLAFSTATGVRRQLSPSGGPAGGSNVRKLDDLANDAMSALFQGVVEATEESIYNSLFAAITVTSNGRTVEALPLDRVKEILRKYGVAGR, encoded by the coding sequence ATGCGCCCTTCATCTCGTCGTGCGCTGGCGTTAGGCGGCGCGCTCTCCCTTCTGCTCGCGCCGCGCATGGACGCACAGACTCCACCTTCCGCTCCTGCGGCGCGTGCGCGCGCCCGCGACCTTGGCGTGGCACCGGGGATCTTCCGCCCCGGCGTGCAGAACGCGATCACCGACGTTGCGGGGGTGCGTGTCGGGCAGGTGACCGTCGTGGAGGGAGACCGCGTGCGCACGGGGGTGACGGCGATCCTGCCGCACGACGGCAATCCGTTCCTCGACCGCGTCCCGGCCGCGCTCCACGTCGGCAACGGCTTCGGCAAGTTGCTCGGCGTCTCCCAGCTGCGTGAACTGGGCGAGCTGGAGACGCCGATCCTGCTCACGTGCACGTTGTGCGTGTGGAAGGCGGCCGACGCCATGGCAGAGTGGATGCTGGCGAAACCTGGGATGGAGGGGGTGGGCTCGATCAACCCGGTGGTGGGTGAGACGAACGACGGTGGGCTGAACGCGATTCGCGAGCGGGCCATTCGCCCCGAGCACGTGCGGCAGGCGCTGGAGTCGGCGAGCGGCGGCGCGGTGGCCGAGGGGGCGGTGGGTGCTGGCGCCGGAACGATCGCCTTCGGGTGGAAGGGAGGGATCGGGACGTCGTCGCGCGTGCTGCCCGCGACGTTAGGCGGCTACACGGTGGGCGTCCTCGTGCAGTCGAACTTCGGCGGTGTGCTGCAGGTGATGGGGGCACCGGTGGGGAAGGAACTCGGGCGCTTTTCCTTCAAGGGCGACGTCGACGCCGAGCGCGGCGACGGCTCGATCATGATGGTAGTGGCCACGGACGCGCCGCTCTCGGACCGCAACCTCGAGCGCTTGGCCGCACGGGCGATTATGGGATTGTCACGCACCGGGTCGGCGGCGTCGAACGGGAGCGGGGACTACGTCCTGGCGTTCTCGACGGCGACCGGCGTGCGGCGCCAGCTCTCGCCCTCAGGGGGGCCGGCGGGGGGGAGCAACGTTCGCAAGCTGGACGACCTCGCCAACGACGCGATGTCGGCGCTCTTTCAGGGCGTGGTGGAAGCGACGGAGGAGTCGATCTACAACTCGCTGTTCGCCGCGATCACCGTCACGAGCAACGGTCGCACGGTCGAGGCGCTCCCGCTCGATCGCGTAAAGGAAATCCTGAGGAAGTACGGGGTCGCCGGACGGTAG
- a CDS encoding OmpW family protein, giving the protein MKSRYVVALLGALALAAAPSAAQQPAEGKFLVRLRALSLTPADKSDAIPSLSVPTDAITVSSKIFPEIDISYFFTKNIAAELVLTYPQQHDVELSGTKIGTFKHLPPSLLLQYHFLPDATFRPYVGAGANLTLISDVQLAVPGVGALDLEDSSVGVVGQLGADIKVGPKHFLNIDIKKVTIGSDVLTGGSKVSAVKVDPFLVSVGFGIRF; this is encoded by the coding sequence ATGAAATCCCGCTACGTCGTAGCCTTGCTCGGCGCCCTGGCGCTCGCCGCCGCCCCCTCTGCCGCGCAGCAGCCGGCCGAAGGGAAGTTCCTCGTGCGCCTTCGCGCCCTCTCGCTCACGCCGGCCGACAAGTCGGACGCGATCCCGTCGCTCTCGGTGCCGACCGATGCCATCACGGTCAGCAGCAAGATCTTCCCGGAAATCGACATCTCGTACTTCTTCACGAAGAACATCGCCGCGGAGCTCGTGCTCACGTATCCGCAGCAGCATGACGTCGAACTGTCGGGGACGAAGATCGGGACGTTCAAGCACCTCCCGCCGTCGCTGCTGCTGCAGTACCACTTCCTCCCGGATGCGACCTTCCGTCCGTACGTCGGCGCCGGCGCGAACCTGACGCTGATCTCCGATGTGCAGCTGGCGGTTCCGGGCGTTGGCGCGCTGGACCTCGAGGACTCGAGCGTTGGTGTGGTCGGGCAGCTGGGTGCCGACATCAAGGTCGGGCCGAAGCACTTCCTCAACATCGACATCAAGAAGGTGACGATCGGCTCCGACGTCCTGACCGGTGGCAGCAAGGTCTCGGCGGTGAAGGTCGATCCGTTCCTGGTGAGCGTCGGCTTCGGGATCCGCTTCTAG
- a CDS encoding M20/M25/M40 family metallo-hydrolase produces MPIVRFSARRHHRVLAAACAVALVALPLPAQSVASRYKAVADRIIAESMRDSAAWNRVALLTETHGHRLSGSPQLERAIDWIIARMKEDGLDNVKGEPVMVPRWVRGEESAEMILPRRAPLPMLGLGGSIGTPASGITAEVMVASSFADLEKRASEAKGKIVLFTFPWTNYGETGAYRRQGAIAAAKAGALASLIRSVTPYSMRTPHTGSMAYDTTVRKIPHAALAPEDADMIARMVARGEKVVVKLTMSAQTLPDVQSRNVMGEIRGSQFPDEVIVMGGHIDSWDVGRGAMDDAGGVVAAWEALRVLKRLGLTPKRTIRVVGWTNEENGMRGGNAYRDAHKAELDNHLLAIESDGGVFKPLGFGFTGPDAAFATLRDIGKLLDPIGAGQITKGGGGADIGPIMALGVPGMGLNVDDSRYFWFHHTDADTVDKLDPREVAQCVATLAVMTYIVADMPERLRPAGR; encoded by the coding sequence ATGCCGATCGTCCGTTTCTCCGCGCGCCGGCACCACCGCGTGCTCGCCGCGGCGTGCGCCGTGGCCCTCGTCGCCCTGCCGCTGCCGGCGCAGTCCGTCGCTTCCCGCTACAAGGCCGTCGCCGATCGCATCATCGCGGAGTCGATGCGCGACAGCGCGGCGTGGAACCGCGTCGCCCTTCTGACCGAGACGCACGGCCACCGGCTGAGCGGGTCGCCGCAGCTGGAGCGGGCGATCGACTGGATCATCGCCCGGATGAAGGAGGATGGGCTGGACAACGTGAAGGGCGAGCCGGTGATGGTGCCGCGCTGGGTGCGTGGCGAAGAGTCGGCCGAGATGATCCTGCCGCGCCGGGCACCGCTCCCGATGCTGGGGCTGGGTGGGAGCATCGGGACCCCCGCGTCGGGGATCACCGCCGAGGTGATGGTCGCCTCTTCGTTCGCCGATCTGGAGAAGCGCGCCAGCGAGGCCAAGGGAAAGATCGTCCTCTTCACTTTCCCGTGGACCAACTACGGGGAGACCGGCGCCTACCGCCGGCAGGGGGCGATAGCGGCGGCCAAGGCCGGCGCGCTCGCGTCGCTCATTCGCTCGGTGACGCCGTACTCCATGCGCACCCCGCACACCGGGTCGATGGCCTACGACACGACCGTGCGAAAGATCCCGCACGCCGCCCTCGCCCCCGAGGATGCGGACATGATCGCGCGCATGGTGGCGCGCGGAGAGAAGGTCGTCGTGAAGCTCACGATGTCGGCGCAGACGCTCCCCGACGTGCAGTCGCGCAACGTGATGGGGGAGATCCGCGGGTCGCAGTTCCCTGACGAAGTCATCGTCATGGGCGGTCACATCGACTCGTGGGACGTGGGGCGTGGTGCGATGGACGACGCCGGCGGCGTGGTGGCGGCGTGGGAGGCGTTGCGCGTCCTCAAGCGGCTCGGCCTCACACCCAAGCGCACCATCCGCGTGGTGGGGTGGACCAACGAGGAGAACGGCATGCGCGGTGGCAACGCCTATCGCGATGCGCACAAGGCGGAGCTGGACAACCACCTGCTGGCGATCGAGTCCGACGGCGGCGTCTTCAAGCCGCTGGGCTTCGGCTTCACGGGACCCGACGCCGCCTTCGCCACGCTTCGCGACATCGGCAAGCTGCTCGACCCGATCGGGGCGGGGCAGATCACCAAGGGGGGCGGTGGCGCCGACATCGGGCCCATCATGGCGCTCGGCGTTCCCGGGATGGGGCTCAACGTGGATGACTCGCGCTACTTCTGGTTCCACCACACCGATGCCGACACGGTGGACAAGCTCGACCCTCGCGAGGTGGCGCAGTGCGTGGCGACGTTGGCGGTGATGACGTACATCGTGGCCGACATGCCTGAGCGCCTGCGTCCGGCGGGGCGCTGA
- the infA gene encoding translation initiation factor IF-1 → MAKQEAIELEGTVSEVLPNATFRVTITGGHDVLATLGGKLRQHRIRILAGDAVRLEVSPYDLARGRITFRYNTGRAQPSGG, encoded by the coding sequence ATGGCCAAGCAGGAAGCGATCGAACTCGAAGGGACCGTATCGGAAGTGCTCCCCAACGCGACGTTTCGCGTCACGATCACCGGGGGGCACGATGTGCTCGCCACGTTAGGCGGGAAGCTGCGCCAGCACCGCATCCGCATTCTCGCGGGCGACGCGGTGCGGCTGGAGGTGTCGCCCTACGACCTCGCGCGCGGCCGCATCACCTTCCGCTACAACACGGGCCGCGCCCAGCCGAGCGGCGGCTAG
- a CDS encoding 1-acyl-sn-glycerol-3-phosphate acyltransferase has protein sequence MDASDAPAPPLIDIAEREAPGTPLLPTLPASIPRRGSSVTCLIGRVGLRLFGWKVIGNFPDLPKGVIIVAPHTSNWDFIAGFWAYLALDLHCNWFGKHTIFAWPFGGLFRRFGGIPIHRESKSATQVVDLFAEEFAKRPQMYLAIAPEGTRKKVAEWKSGFYRIAMRANVPVIPVALDYRLSRVILGAPFTPTGAWERDIVRIKALFDGITARIPDQF, from the coding sequence ATGGACGCCTCAGACGCCCCCGCTCCCCCCCTCATCGACATCGCCGAACGCGAGGCACCTGGGACCCCCCTGCTGCCCACGCTCCCCGCCAGCATCCCGAGGCGCGGCAGCTCCGTGACGTGCCTCATCGGGCGCGTGGGACTCCGCCTCTTCGGCTGGAAGGTCATCGGCAACTTCCCCGACCTGCCCAAGGGGGTGATCATCGTCGCCCCGCACACGTCCAACTGGGACTTCATCGCCGGCTTCTGGGCGTACCTCGCCCTCGACCTGCATTGCAACTGGTTCGGGAAGCACACGATCTTCGCCTGGCCATTCGGGGGACTGTTCCGGCGCTTTGGCGGGATCCCGATTCATCGCGAGAGCAAGTCGGCGACGCAGGTGGTCGACCTGTTCGCCGAGGAGTTTGCCAAGCGCCCGCAGATGTACCTGGCGATCGCACCCGAGGGGACGCGCAAGAAGGTCGCCGAGTGGAAGAGCGGCTTCTATCGCATCGCGATGCGCGCGAACGTCCCCGTGATCCCGGTGGCGCTGGACTATCGCCTGTCGCGCGTGATCCTTGGTGCGCCGTTCACCCCGACGGGGGCGTGGGAGCGCGACATCGTGCGCATCAAGGCGCTCTTCGACGGCATCACCGCGCGGATCCCGGACCAGTTCTAG
- a CDS encoding S9 family peptidase: MPRVVALLAGASAFLSPVAARAQGTPTTSAASGARGPLRELDPSDVAFWKTIRNATTSFDGKWFAYVLAPNEGDAEVIIRPTADGGKEWRFPIGEPPAAAGFGAVGEPPLAISGDGKWALFTTYPKSVEAKKLRKDKKPLQNGAVLVNLATGEKRDFEKVRRATFAGERPSWVVMHRYNAEGTNAAEMILADLRSGTLSTVGGVGEFALDDSGTWLAWSSETKDLVGNGLQLRNLATDVVRTLDSEKALYRRLAWSDSGLALSALRGRPDSAASDTAYAVVGWPNATVAAPSKVTYAAASDSTGFPLGMRISPDRAPRWATDRSALFFGIATRRTGPDSKTPRPDVRPVAGVPGAMQTPAGVGGTDDDLPSLVIWHGKGDPRLQSQQQVEEQRDKTFSYLAEYRVTERKFIRLADDEVRDVTLTPRERFAVGSDRRAYERRDAIDGGQRRDLYVIDLTTGARTLAVKSARWNWQPSPDGAKALYYDDGHYHVYDLVAKATRNLTAGAPTTFVDTEDDHNVDRPPVQPLGWASDNQHVLLFDNWDVWKAPVRGGALVNLTGNGKKDRIRYTRRLVFNPKEKGIDLARPMYLQTYGEWTKKEGLSVVTPARAGAQSLLWDDAKYFVSRARDAETWVFTRQTVKDFPDYWVSEKTLASPRRLTEANPQQKEFAWSSGARLVDYVSDKGDTLQGALYLPANYEPGKQYPTVVYIYEKLSQGLHQYAVPNETRAFNPSIYTSRGYAVLQPDIVYKLNDPGMSSVWCVVPAVKAAIATGIVDPTNVGLHGHSWGGYQSSFLATQTGTLFKSIVTGAPLTDMVSMYASIYWNTGTADMAIFESSQGRFKGSVQENMEAYLRNSPAFHADQVQTKLMILHNEKDGAVDFNQGITWFNHLRELDKDVILLQYVGENHGLQLPKNQKDYTIRMREYFDHYLKGAPAPDWMVNGVPRLKMEDHLKSRQKKDKIAS; this comes from the coding sequence ATGCCGCGTGTCGTCGCGCTGCTGGCCGGCGCTTCCGCCTTCCTCTCGCCGGTCGCCGCGCGCGCGCAGGGGACGCCCACGACGTCCGCGGCGTCGGGCGCCCGCGGCCCATTGCGGGAGCTCGACCCGTCCGACGTCGCGTTCTGGAAGACGATTCGCAACGCGACCACCTCCTTCGACGGCAAGTGGTTCGCCTACGTGCTCGCCCCTAACGAGGGAGACGCCGAGGTCATCATTCGCCCCACCGCCGACGGGGGCAAGGAGTGGCGCTTCCCCATCGGCGAACCACCGGCAGCGGCCGGCTTCGGAGCGGTAGGGGAGCCGCCGCTCGCGATCTCGGGTGACGGGAAGTGGGCGCTGTTCACCACGTATCCCAAGTCGGTCGAGGCCAAGAAGCTCCGCAAGGACAAGAAGCCGCTGCAGAACGGCGCCGTGCTGGTGAACCTCGCCACTGGTGAGAAGCGCGACTTCGAGAAGGTGCGTCGCGCGACCTTCGCCGGCGAGCGTCCGAGCTGGGTCGTGATGCATCGCTATAACGCGGAGGGCACCAACGCCGCCGAGATGATCCTGGCCGACTTGCGCAGCGGGACGCTGAGCACCGTGGGAGGGGTCGGTGAGTTTGCACTCGACGACAGCGGCACCTGGCTCGCGTGGTCGAGCGAGACGAAGGACCTCGTCGGCAACGGCCTGCAGCTGCGGAATCTGGCAACCGACGTCGTGCGCACGCTCGACAGCGAGAAGGCGCTCTACCGCCGCCTGGCGTGGAGCGACAGTGGGCTCGCGCTCTCGGCACTGCGCGGGCGGCCGGACAGCGCCGCCAGCGACACGGCGTACGCGGTGGTGGGGTGGCCTAACGCCACGGTCGCGGCGCCGAGCAAGGTGACGTATGCGGCGGCGTCCGACTCAACCGGCTTTCCGCTGGGGATGCGGATCTCGCCCGATCGGGCCCCGCGCTGGGCGACCGATCGCTCGGCGCTCTTCTTCGGGATTGCCACGCGTCGCACCGGCCCTGACTCCAAGACGCCGCGCCCCGACGTGCGCCCGGTGGCGGGGGTCCCCGGGGCGATGCAGACTCCGGCGGGGGTCGGTGGAACCGACGACGACCTCCCCTCGCTGGTGATCTGGCATGGCAAGGGCGACCCGCGGCTGCAATCGCAGCAGCAGGTCGAGGAGCAGCGCGACAAGACGTTTTCGTACCTCGCCGAGTATCGCGTGACGGAGCGGAAGTTCATCCGGCTCGCCGACGATGAGGTCCGCGACGTGACGCTCACCCCGCGCGAGCGCTTCGCCGTGGGGAGCGATCGCCGGGCCTACGAGCGTCGCGATGCGATCGATGGCGGTCAGCGGCGCGACCTCTACGTCATCGACCTCACGACGGGGGCGCGGACGCTGGCGGTGAAGAGTGCGCGCTGGAACTGGCAGCCGTCGCCGGATGGTGCCAAGGCGCTTTACTACGACGACGGCCACTACCACGTGTACGACCTGGTGGCCAAGGCGACGCGCAACCTGACGGCGGGGGCCCCGACGACGTTCGTCGACACCGAGGATGACCACAACGTCGACCGCCCGCCAGTACAGCCGTTAGGCTGGGCGAGCGACAACCAGCACGTGCTCCTGTTCGACAACTGGGACGTGTGGAAGGCGCCGGTGCGCGGCGGGGCGCTGGTGAACCTGACCGGCAACGGGAAGAAGGACCGCATCCGCTACACGCGCCGTCTCGTCTTCAACCCGAAGGAGAAGGGGATCGACCTCGCGCGCCCCATGTACCTGCAGACGTACGGCGAGTGGACCAAGAAGGAAGGGCTGTCGGTGGTCACGCCGGCCAGAGCGGGGGCGCAGTCGCTGCTGTGGGACGACGCCAAGTACTTCGTCTCTCGCGCCCGCGATGCGGAGACGTGGGTCTTCACGCGGCAGACGGTGAAGGACTTCCCGGACTACTGGGTGAGCGAGAAGACGCTCGCGTCGCCGCGCCGCCTCACGGAGGCCAATCCGCAGCAGAAGGAGTTCGCCTGGTCGTCGGGGGCGCGCCTGGTGGACTATGTGAGCGACAAGGGCGACACGCTGCAGGGGGCGCTGTACCTGCCGGCCAACTACGAGCCGGGCAAGCAGTATCCCACGGTGGTCTACATCTACGAGAAGCTGTCGCAGGGGCTGCACCAGTACGCCGTGCCCAACGAGACGCGCGCCTTCAACCCGAGCATCTACACGTCGCGCGGGTACGCGGTGCTGCAGCCCGACATCGTCTACAAGCTCAACGACCCGGGGATGTCATCGGTGTGGTGCGTGGTGCCGGCCGTGAAGGCGGCGATCGCGACCGGGATCGTCGACCCGACCAACGTCGGGTTGCACGGGCACTCGTGGGGCGGGTACCAGTCGTCGTTCCTGGCCACGCAGACCGGGACGCTCTTCAAGAGCATCGTGACCGGCGCCCCGCTCACCGACATGGTGAGCATGTACGCCTCGATCTACTGGAACACGGGGACCGCCGACATGGCGATCTTCGAGAGCTCGCAGGGGCGCTTCAAGGGAAGCGTGCAGGAGAACATGGAGGCCTACCTCCGCAACTCGCCGGCGTTCCATGCCGACCAGGTGCAGACCAAGCTGATGATCCTGCATAACGAGAAGGACGGCGCGGTCGACTTCAACCAGGGGATCACCTGGTTCAACCACCTGCGCGAGCTCGACAAGGACGTGATCCTGCTGCAGTACGTGGGCGAGAACCACGGGTTGCAGCTGCCGAAGAACCAGAAGGACTACACCATCCGCATGCGCGAGTACTTCGACCACTACCTCAAGGGGGCCCCAGCCCCCGATTGGATGGTGAACGGGGTCCCGCGCCTCAAGATGGAGGATCACCTCAAGAGCCGGCAGAAGAAGGACAAGATCGCCTCCTGA